The genomic DNA CCAATTTTTGTAAGATGGTGTTTCATCTTCTCCGTATTCCGGACTGTAATGACTTTGTTTTAAATCTCCATTTAAGGAAGTTCTAAATCCGAATTTTTTATGAGAAAAATGCAATGAAGTTTGATAACTTAACGGACGGATAAATGGTAAGTTCTTTTGATTATCATCTAAACCTCTCGCGTAGGTTATCGTTCCTTTCCAATGTAAATTCTGTAAAATGGTATAATTGGTATTTATTGAGAAATTAAAAAGTGTTGCATAATCTAACGATGTATATCCTTTAACACCAACAGATTGATAATTCATTGGGCTTCCTAAACTTAAGATTCTTCCTATAATATAATTCTGAATATAGAAGTAGTTTACTTTGGTGTTGATGCTTATTTTTTCGTTTTCGAAACCAGCGCTTGCATTCATTTCATAAGAAATCTCGTTTCTTAAATCAGGATTTCCGATGTAATCGTAACGATCGAAACTATTGTAGATATAATACCCATAACCTTCGGATACAGAAGGAGCTCTGTGCCCATAACCTCCGCCAGCAGAAAGATTAAAATTACCTAGATTTACGTTATACCCCGCGTGTAAACTTGGTAGAAACCTTGTTTTTTCTTGTGGTGTTCCTGGATGAAAAATCCAGTTGAATTCTACGTATTTAGAATAATTGTAATTGACACCTAAAGTTCCTCCAAAAGTCAATTGACTGCTATCTGAAATATCCCAATAATTATTCATAGAAAGGCCAGCATAAGTTGTGGTAACCCAAGGCCAACTATAGGCAAACATGGTTCTTTCGCTTCTGTCTTGCGGATACATTCGCATTTCTGCAATCGATAAATTATTGTAGGCGTTTAACTGTATTTCTGATGCATAATTTTCACTGTTTAGATTCACTTTAGAAACCAATCCATAGGTGGTGCTCCAACCTGGCATGTCCATGTGCACCAAGTTTTCCGGACGTGTGGTATCATCCATGTAATGCTCTACAGCGTTAAAATAGACTTTGGTATCCCAAACTTTTATGATGCCTTTTTCAAAAAATTGTTTGTAGGCAACAGACGTAATTAAAGCTCTAGAAAGAGATAAATCCATTGGTAATGCAGGAAAACCAACCTCTTTTGCTCTATCAAAAATAGCATCTACTCTTACAGAGGATAAATCACTTGTTTTATAAGCAACACCTAAGGATGCATTTAATTTCTCGTATTGAGAGTGGTTTACTTCGTGGTTATTCCCGTCGCTATAATTTTCTGCTTTTCGGTTAGAAATACTTCCATCCACAACCAATTTATCATTGGAATAAGAAACATTGGCAAGGTTAAAAAACTGACTATTATTAAACTCAAAACCTGTTTGATAAGCACCACTCCATTTTCTTGCAAAACCGAATGCAGTACTCTTTCTTTTCAAATCGATACTTCCTGCTATAGTTGCTCCATGTAAACTTCCTGCTTGACCTGATTTTATATCAACCTCAGAAATATTATTACTTTCCAAATAAGAAGTTATCGGATCCATTTTATCGCTACAAGCACCAAAAACATGCATGCCATCTATGGTAACCATAGAACGCTCCGTACTCATATTATTCAACAAAGGTTCCCAAGCATAAGCACCACGTTTAATAAAACTGATGTTATCTGAAGAAGCCAAAAACTCATCAACAGAAACAGCCATTTTCATATCTGTTTCTATTTTCTTCTTTTTTGCAGCAATAATTACAATTTCATCCAAGACACCTCCTAAACTATCCCTTTTTTTGGGTACAGTTTGCGCGTTTACAAATGTTACTAATAAGAGTAATAGTATTGTTATTTTTTTCATCGCTTTAAAATAATATGTCAATAAAAAGTTCTCCTTTTTCACCTTCAATCCCCGGAGTAAACTCTTTAGAAACTTCAGTTCCTTTTATGA from Polaribacter sp. ALD11 includes the following:
- a CDS encoding TonB-dependent siderophore receptor; the encoded protein is MKKITILLLLLVTFVNAQTVPKKRDSLGGVLDEIVIIAAKKKKIETDMKMAVSVDEFLASSDNISFIKRGAYAWEPLLNNMSTERSMVTIDGMHVFGACSDKMDPITSYLESNNISEVDIKSGQAGSLHGATIAGSIDLKRKSTAFGFARKWSGAYQTGFEFNNSQFFNLANVSYSNDKLVVDGSISNRKAENYSDGNNHEVNHSQYEKLNASLGVAYKTSDLSSVRVDAIFDRAKEVGFPALPMDLSLSRALITSVAYKQFFEKGIIKVWDTKVYFNAVEHYMDDTTRPENLVHMDMPGWSTTYGLVSKVNLNSENYASEIQLNAYNNLSIAEMRMYPQDRSERTMFAYSWPWVTTTYAGLSMNNYWDISDSSQLTFGGTLGVNYNYSKYVEFNWIFHPGTPQEKTRFLPSLHAGYNVNLGNFNLSAGGGYGHRAPSVSEGYGYYIYNSFDRYDYIGNPDLRNEISYEMNASAGFENEKISINTKVNYFYIQNYIIGRILSLGSPMNYQSVGVKGYTSLDYATLFNFSINTNYTILQNLHWKGTITYARGLDDNQKNLPFIRPLSYQTSLHFSHKKFGFRTSLNGDLKQSHYSPEYGEDETPSYKNWNVSADYNFKIQDYKMVFQVGAENLFNEYYSTYADWGNIPRMGRNIFTSLKINF